In Notolabrus celidotus isolate fNotCel1 chromosome 8, fNotCel1.pri, whole genome shotgun sequence, a genomic segment contains:
- the mlsl gene encoding malate synthase-like isoform X1 gives MSRPVSMELSPPPSGVEEEYKTLFSTEALLFLHELVSRFDEEVDQVLRLRVSRKAHLDLSGDLPNFLKTTSHIRGDPAWRVLPVPPRLQRRHVDVGDLAPCDTQHFIRALLSPAQGLQVDFDDGNCPTYFNQIRGLHNVFQAVHSQLHGAPHISQAPVLMLRPRAWNMVEHNMMVEGKEAPGPLFDFGLLMFHCGKMLFENKSGPFFYLSKVESFVEARLWNKIFVWTQEKLGLPLGCIKATVLIENVLAAFEMEEILFELRDHSAGLNCGIWDYSASFVNKFGHRHNFLLPDRSKYVNMEKRFLRSYMDLLVQTCHRRGALATGGMAALLLPQDPLSDSHQEVLATVSRLKMLEIEAGVDGFMVYDLRLIEPMQKLFQRHTEGDNQLHQLRTDVSVTPEDLLSMPSGGVTPYGLKYNIAVGVLFMNAWLSGVGHFVYRGQVEDSATAEISRSQVWQWIRHQTRLEDESRVVSRQLVTEVSREVLMELIPLCHTVRDKERLHTAADMFLEVVLKRDFPEFITSYLNQDHTFLSSQDRGRVALDADVPRHKL, from the exons CGCCCAGTCTCCATGGAGCTGTCTCCCCCTCCCTCGGGTGTAGAAGAGGAGTATAAGACCCTCTTCAGCACTGAggccctcctcttcctccatgagCTGGTCTCCAGGTTTGATGAGGAGGTGGATCAG gtGCTGCGGCTacgagtgtccagaaaggcccACTTGGACCTTTCTGGGGACCTGCCAAACTTTCTGAAAACAACCTCTCATATCAGGGGGGACCCTGCCTGGAGGGTGCTGCCCGTCCCCCCGAGGCTCCAGAGGAGACATGTGGATGTGGGAGATCTGGCTCCATGCGACACTCAGCACTTCATCAGAGCCCTCCTGAGTCCGGCACAAGGCTTACAA GTTGACTTTGATGATGGAAACTGCCCCACATACTTCAACCAGATCAGAGGTCTTCATAATGTGTTCCAGGCCGTCCACAGCCAGCTCCACG GGGCTCCACACATCTCTCAGGCCCCGGTGCTGATGCTCCGCCCTCGTGCCTGGAACATGGTGGAGCACAACATGATG gtgGAGGGGAAAGAGGCTCCTGGTCCTCTCTTTGACTTTGGACTCCTCATGTTTCACTGTGGAAAGATGCTGTTTGAAAACAAGAGTGGGCCGTTCTTCTACCTCTCCAAA GTGGAGAGCTTCGTGGAGGCTCGACTGTGGAACAAGATCTTTGTCTGGACACAAGAGAAG ctgggCCTGCCCCTGGGCTGCATTAAGGCGACCGTGCTGATAGAGAACGTGTTGGCAGCGTTTGAGATGGAGGAGATCCTCTTCGAGCTGCGGGATCATTCAGCCGGACTCAACTGTGGGATCTGGGATTATTCAGCTTCATTTGTCAACAAGTTTG GTCACCGACACAACTTCCTGCTGCCTGACCGCAGCAAATATGTCAACATGGAGAAGCGTTTTCTACGAAGCTACATGGACCTGCTGGTTCAGACGTGCCATCGGAGGGGAGCGCTGGCCACAGGAGGTATGGCGGCCCTGCTGCTGCCTCAGGACCCGCTCAGTGACTCCCACCAGGAAGTGTTAGCCACTGTCTCCAG ACTGAAGATGCTGGAAATCGAAGCAGGTGTGGACGGGTTCATGGTGTACGACCTGCGTTTGATTGAGCCCATGCAGAAG ctcttcCAGCGTCACACTGAAGGAGATAACCAGCTCCACCAGCTGCGGACTGACGTCAGTGTGACTCCTGAGGACCTGCTGTCCATGCCCTCG GGAGGAGTCACGCCTTATGGATTGAAGTATAACATTGCGGTGGGTGTCCTCTTTATGAATGCATGGCTGTCAG GTGTTGGTCACTTTGTCTACAGAGGCCAGGTGGAAGATTCAGCCACAGCAGAGATCTCCAGATCACAG GTGTGGCAGTGGATCCGTCATCAGACCAGGCTGGAGGATGAGAGCAGGGTGGTAAGCAGGCAGCTGGTGACTGAGGTCTCCCGAGAGGTCCTGATGGAGCTCATCCCTCTCTGTCACACTGTGAG ggATAAGGAGAGGttacacacagcagcagacatgttCCTGGAGGTGGTCTTAAAGAGAGATTTCCCAGAATTCATCACCTCTTACTTGAATCAGGACCACACCTTTCTCAGCTCGCAGGACAGAGGACGGGTGGCTTTGGACGCGGACGTTCCCCGACACAAACTGTGA
- the mlsl gene encoding malate synthase-like isoform X2 translates to MYHFIFKCLTLFSCLNFSLVDFDDGNCPTYFNQIRGLHNVFQAVHSQLHGAPHISQAPVLMLRPRAWNMVEHNMMVEGKEAPGPLFDFGLLMFHCGKMLFENKSGPFFYLSKVESFVEARLWNKIFVWTQEKLGLPLGCIKATVLIENVLAAFEMEEILFELRDHSAGLNCGIWDYSASFVNKFAHKSCVSPPGHRHNFLLPDRSKYVNMEKRFLRSYMDLLVQTCHRRGALATGGMAALLLPQDPLSDSHQEVLATVSRLKMLEIEAGVDGFMVYDLRLIEPMQKLFQRHTEGDNQLHQLRTDVSVTPEDLLSMPSGGVTPYGLKYNIAVGVLFMNAWLSGVGHFVYRGQVEDSATAEISRSQVWQWIRHQTRLEDESRVVSRQLVTEVSREVLMELIPLCHTVRDKERLHTAADMFLEVVLKRDFPEFITSYLNQDHTFLSSQDRGRVALDADVPRHKL, encoded by the exons ATGTACCACTTTATATTCAAatgtctgactttattctcctgTTTGAACTTTTCTCTG GTTGACTTTGATGATGGAAACTGCCCCACATACTTCAACCAGATCAGAGGTCTTCATAATGTGTTCCAGGCCGTCCACAGCCAGCTCCACG GGGCTCCACACATCTCTCAGGCCCCGGTGCTGATGCTCCGCCCTCGTGCCTGGAACATGGTGGAGCACAACATGATG gtgGAGGGGAAAGAGGCTCCTGGTCCTCTCTTTGACTTTGGACTCCTCATGTTTCACTGTGGAAAGATGCTGTTTGAAAACAAGAGTGGGCCGTTCTTCTACCTCTCCAAA GTGGAGAGCTTCGTGGAGGCTCGACTGTGGAACAAGATCTTTGTCTGGACACAAGAGAAG ctgggCCTGCCCCTGGGCTGCATTAAGGCGACCGTGCTGATAGAGAACGTGTTGGCAGCGTTTGAGATGGAGGAGATCCTCTTCGAGCTGCGGGATCATTCAGCCGGACTCAACTGTGGGATCTGGGATTATTCAGCTTCATTTGTCAACAAGTTTG CCCACAAGTCTTGTGTGTCTCCTCCAGGTCACCGACACAACTTCCTGCTGCCTGACCGCAGCAAATATGTCAACATGGAGAAGCGTTTTCTACGAAGCTACATGGACCTGCTGGTTCAGACGTGCCATCGGAGGGGAGCGCTGGCCACAGGAGGTATGGCGGCCCTGCTGCTGCCTCAGGACCCGCTCAGTGACTCCCACCAGGAAGTGTTAGCCACTGTCTCCAG ACTGAAGATGCTGGAAATCGAAGCAGGTGTGGACGGGTTCATGGTGTACGACCTGCGTTTGATTGAGCCCATGCAGAAG ctcttcCAGCGTCACACTGAAGGAGATAACCAGCTCCACCAGCTGCGGACTGACGTCAGTGTGACTCCTGAGGACCTGCTGTCCATGCCCTCG GGAGGAGTCACGCCTTATGGATTGAAGTATAACATTGCGGTGGGTGTCCTCTTTATGAATGCATGGCTGTCAG GTGTTGGTCACTTTGTCTACAGAGGCCAGGTGGAAGATTCAGCCACAGCAGAGATCTCCAGATCACAG GTGTGGCAGTGGATCCGTCATCAGACCAGGCTGGAGGATGAGAGCAGGGTGGTAAGCAGGCAGCTGGTGACTGAGGTCTCCCGAGAGGTCCTGATGGAGCTCATCCCTCTCTGTCACACTGTGAG ggATAAGGAGAGGttacacacagcagcagacatgttCCTGGAGGTGGTCTTAAAGAGAGATTTCCCAGAATTCATCACCTCTTACTTGAATCAGGACCACACCTTTCTCAGCTCGCAGGACAGAGGACGGGTGGCTTTGGACGCGGACGTTCCCCGACACAAACTGTGA